Sequence from the Paenibacillus riograndensis SBR5 genome:
TTAGTTGATCAGAGCTTTCCAGGTTGTTCACAATCTCAATCGTGCCGGTGAAGCTGGCTGTCCGCAGCGGACTTCGGATCAGCAACAGATGTTCTTCCTCGTGCCAGACACTGGTTGTATCGGTTTTAACAGCTGTCTGTGGCTGGACCCAATCCTCCGGCAGCTGATCTGATACCGTTAATATCGGGGTTCCATTAGCATTCAGTATACGGATCATCTGATGGCTCACATTGATGCTTTCAATAAAAGAGCGGCTGCCCGCAATCTTTCTATCCGTTCCGCTCTCTGCCCTGAAATACTCTTGGATTTCCTCCACATTCTTATGGACAGCCTTCTGCTCCTGATGGAACATCCAGTGGTTAATCACAAAATATTGCACCCCGTTATAACCGAGAAACAGCACGCACAGCAATACGGAGGACCAGATGGCCAGCTTCCAGCGGACCGACAGCCGTGATAGCAGCCCAGTAAGCCTGTTCATTTGCGGATCACGTATCCCAAGCCGCGCAGGGTCTGTACGATGCTCGGCTCTCCGGGCGTGTCGATTTTGCCCCTCAAATAGCTGATATACACGTCAACTACTTTCATATCCACCTCTGTTTCATAGCCCCATACCGACTCCATTAGCTTCTCACGGGTCATCACTCGTCCCATATTCTGCATCAGTACCAGCAGGATATCAAACTCGCGTTTGGTCAGTTCAAGCGCTTCTCCGCTTTTGGTAAGCGTCCGGCCCAGGGGATCCAACTGAAGATCCTGACATACCAGCAGTTGCCCCTGGCACAGTGAACCTGTTCTCCGCAAAAGCGATCTCATACGTGCAAGCAGTTCCTCTATCGCAAAGGGTTTGGCAATGTAATCATCCGCTCCGCTGTCCAGTCCGTTGATTTTATCAGACAATCCGTCCCGGGCTGTAATTATAATGACCGGAGTTTGCTTCTCCTGGCGAAGACGCCGGCATAGCTCTATTCCGTTCAGCCCAGGAAGCATCAGATCAAGCAAAATCAAATCCCAGGCTTCCTCCAGAGCAAGCCTCAGACCAGCTAGCCCGTCCTGCACCAGTGTTACCGAATAAGACACATGCTGCAGCTCCAGCTCAATGAAACGGGCCAGATTCTTTTCGTCCTCAATCAATAATATTCTGTTCATAAGCCAATCCCCTCCGGGTAATTCCATTCATTCCGTTCCCTTGCATACAGGTACAACTAAGTGTAACTCCCGATCCTTAAAGAATCATTAATTTATGGATGATGGCTAGAAAAAGCCTACTGAGAGTGGCGTTTTGTATTACACAACAAAGAAAGGATGATGATATAATGAATAATGAAACGGAGTTGATCTTTCATGGAGCTTCTTAACCCAAGAAATGATTTTCTATTTAAACGCATCTTTGGCAGTGAAGAGAACCGCGATGTTTTGCTTGCTTTTCTGAATCGTACTTTTGCTGAAGCCGGAAAGCCGCCGCTAAGTGAGATTATCCTGCTTAACCCCTACACCGAGAAAGACTCCCCCCGAGATAAACAGTCCATACTGGATATACGGGCCAGAACTACAGAGGGTGAGATCATCAATGTAGAAATGCAGTTGTTTAATAAATACGATACTGAAAAAAGGACGTTATTTTACTGGAGTAAGCAGTACTCTGGACAATTACAGGAAGGACAGGCTTACAGCAGACTAAAAAGATGCGTAACCATCAACATTTTGAATTATGCTTTTCTGCCAAACGATCTGTATCATAGTGTTTTTCATTTAAGGGAAGACCGGACTGGAATAGAGCTGATTGATGACATTGAGGTTCACTTTCTGGAGCTTCCAAAGCTGGATGAGCAAGCCGTTTCCATCGAAGAAGGCGGGTTAGTGAATTGGCTGCTGTTCCTAAAGGGAGCTGATCAATCTAAGTGGGAGGTGCTGACAATGAATGAACCTGTATTAAAGAAGGCAATGAATACGTTAGAATTTCTAAGTCAGAATTTGGAAGCACGCAGACAGTATGAAGACCGACAGAAGTATCTGCATGACGAAGCGTCCATGTATGAAGCAGCTGAGACAGCAGCAAGACGTGGGCGTGCTGAGGGTGAAGCCCAGGGAATGGCTAAGGGAATGGCTAAGGGAATGGCTAAGGGAATGGCTGAAGGAAAGGCTGAGGGAGAAGCTGAAGCAAAAAAAGAAGTAGCCAGAAAACTGCTTGCTCTCAATGTCGATCTATCTGTAATCGCAGAAGCTTCAGGTTTATCAGAGGATGAGATAAAGGCATTAAAACCATTGCAGTGAAAAAAATAAAAATAGAGCCAACCCATAGCGGTCGGCTCTTCTTCACTAGGTCAACCCATCCAGGGACCTATCTCACTAAGATCAACAAAACGCATACAAAAAGGAGCATCGGGGGAAATGCTCCTTTTTGCCTTGCAACTTCAGTCGGTTGAGGTGATCCTTGGGCTCAAATTGAAGCCCAAACTTATATCTATAATTTACCATCAAACTCACATAAATACAAGTAATTCCTATCCATGGAATGAAAATGGTTAACTGGTGCATTTTCAGTATGGGATGCTGGATTATTCAAATAATATATCCAGCCTTCCTCAGAATAGAATGCACTACCTCTGTTTTCCCCTCGCAGTAAGCATCGATGTCATAGCGGAACTGATCGGCCAGCTTCAGCTTGACTTCCTCATATTCCCTGGCTGCTGCCGGGTTGAGCCTCATATAGTCCCGCAATGCGATATGCTCCAGATACCCTTTGCCATCCTTGGGGCATACATACAGATGATATTTCATGAAGCCGTCTTCCTGTTCACGCCGGAAAGCTTCCCTGCCCTCAATTCCAAGATCGCCCTGATGAACATATCCATATTGGCTTAACCTTTGAACAATCTCCGGGAAAACCTCGTAGCTCTCCATTACCAAGTCAATATCGATGATGGGTTTCGCCGACAATCCCTCGACGGAGGTGCTGCCGACATGTTCAGCAGCGATGATTAAATCTCCGGTGATTTCCAGTAAAAAGTCGCGCAGCCTGATGAATTCCTTTTTCCATGCAGGATCATATGGAACCACCTCGACAATTTTAGTTTTTTCAGCGATGTTCTTCACCCTCCTTGCGTTTATTTCTCAAATCGCCCAGGTTGTATTCGTAAATATATTATAGCAGCATCATTCACATGGATAATACCGCAAAGCCCCCTGTTCAAGATGGACTGGAAGCTTAGGATAAAATACAAAACACCGTCTCATACTAAGTTTCAGAGATGGAGGTGAACGTCATGCCCAAAAACAGTGCAGATTCCAAGTACGACCGCGCCAATAACCGTGCGGATAAGAAAAACAATCAGCAGAATCACGATCATCTCACCGAGGAGCCTCAAATGGTGACCAACAATAAAGCCGCTGACTATGTGCCAAGCTTAAACGGAGTTACTAAAAATGAAACGTAGTTAACAATAAGCTGCACTTTCGTCCGGCAATGACGCAGGTGCAGTTTTTTTCATAGATGCGCGGGTTAGATCATATTCGACAATATTATTGAGGTCATAAGCAGGATTTTGTAGTAAAATTGAAGAAATATCCGTTTCTGGATCCTCTAACAGGAGGTGAATACGAATGATCCAGTACGATATCATTATGGAGAAACTGCGCAGGAATCCGCTGAAAAATATCACCCTGCTCAAAATGCTGACTGCATATCACCAAGTAATGGACAGCTATCTTATCCAGCAGAAGGACAATTGGGGTATTCTGCTGCTGCTGCCGGCCGATGCTTTTGGATATGATCTTAGAACTTATCCTGATGCTGATACAATTGTGCTCATGGACTACAACAGTCTGGAGGTTCTTCCGGCTCTGATTGAACGGCTGCCGAAGAATACACGTCTGGTCTTCAAACTTCAGGAAGAGCCAAGCATTCTCGGCCTATCGGAGCTTTATCCTCTGCATAAAGTCCGCCGTTTTTATTCCTATAGTGCTAAACCCGGGATGATCTTTACCAGTGATGGGGATACAGTGCTAAGTGAACAGTTGGACGAAAGACTGCTTCCGCTATGGGCAGCGAATGGCTATTCCCGGGAGGAAATCATGCATTATTTTGAGGCGGGTGCTTTTTCCGTGTCTCTGTTTGAAGGCAATATTCCGCTGAGTACCTGCTTCGTTTTCCGCAATGAAGAACAAATATGGGAAATTGGAGGTGTGCACACGGCGGAGGAAGGCAGAAGACAAGGATTGGCGCAGCGCGTGGTCCGCACAGCTTTATTTCATACTCTGCAAAGGGGCTATGTTCCCAGATACCAGGTACAGGACACCAATGTCCCTTCCATTCGCCTGGCGGAGTCCCTGGGACTGCAGCTTGCGGTAAAGCTTACCCACTGGATTAACTACATAGAACAGCCGATATAAAGTAAAGACAAAATAAGCATCTCCGGTTGGAAAATATTATATAATACACTGGAGCATGGGTTCACACAAATTTTTTAAAAGGAGCTATTACATGAGTTATCAACCGCCGCCATTTGGAAATCAGGAGTATTACACACCGCCACCCCCGCCCGCCAAGACGAACGGCAAGTCGATTGCCGCGCTGGTGCTCGGGATTTTGTCGGTAGTCACCCCTTATATCGGCCTATTATTCGGAATTATTGCCATTATCCTCTCCGCGATTTCTCTCAAGGAGATCCGCACCCGTTACGAGCAAGGCAAAGGCATGGCTATCGCCGGTCTGGTCTGCGGGATTGTAGGCACCATTATCTATGCGGTTATTATTGCGCTCATCATCGTTGCTGTTATTTTCTTGAACGACTACGACGGTGGCTTCAATACCTTCAACAGCTTCAACAACATCTAGTAATTCTTATCTTTACAAAAGGAAGCAGAAACCGGTTTCGAAACCGGCAGCTGCTTCCTTTTTTATATGCCCCTGAGCGCTCTATTGCGGCGGCGTTCCTTTGCTCAGCAAAATATTGATATTCTGCTGCTGGCGGTACTCTGTGGGCGTTAACTGGTATCGTTTGCGGAACATCTGGGTGAAATGCTTCATGTCCTGGTACCCCACCCGCTCAGCGATCTCCGCCAGCTTCAGCCGCGGATTAAGCAGCAGCAGCTTGGCCTGTTCCAGCCGCAGCGAAGTCACATACTCCTTGTAGCCCTGCCCGGTCTTTTGCTTGAACAGCTGGCTGAAATATGCCGGATTCAGGAACACCACGGAAGCCATTTTCTCCAGCGACAGGTCTTCATAGAAATGCTCCTTGATATAATGCAGGGCAACATCTATCGCTTTTTCACCGCTCCCCTTCATCGGCTCAAGTTCCAGCACCTGTGATGCTGAGGCTTCTCTCATCCGCTTGACGACCTGCGGAACCGTGCTGAAATCGTGGCTAAGACCAGAGTGGATCACTTGAAAAGGAATTTTTAGATAGTGGGTAAGATGCTCCTTGACCTCACTCTGGAACTGCTGAATCGCCGCATCCTCCCGCAGGGTAATGAGGCCCAGCAGACTCTGCCGGTCATAGCTGACGACGAACCCGCGCCCGTGCAGCTCAATGAGTTCGGACAGCACATTCTCGACAATGAAATGCTCCAGCCGGATGCTTCTGTCCTCGGCATCCAGCTGCACCATCACCATATAGAAATGCTTGTAATCTTCAATGAAAGGCTCAATGTCCAGATTGCCGATATCCAGCCCTGAAGCCAAACGCTGAAATACGCCTTCCCTCAAAAACCGCAGACTCGCCTTCAGCCTCTCGCCCTGCCTGGATATATCGTTGTCCTGCTCAATTTCAGCAGTCAGGTTATTGATCAATTCCAGCAGCTTATTTTTGCCGATGGGCTTAAGCAGGTAATCCCTTGCCCCGAGACGTACCGCTTCCTGGGCATAAGAGAATTCGCTATGCGCCGAGATCACAACCCATTTCACATAAGGATAACGGCGCTTTGATATTTTCATGAATTCAAGGCCGCTCATCCCCGGCATCAGAATATCGGTTAGAACAATGTGAATCCGCTGTTCTTCCATAATTCGGACCGCTTCTTCGGCTTTGGCCGCCACAAAAACCTGATGATCCGGACTAATCTGTCCGATAGTACGTCTGATGCCTTCACGTATTACCCGTTCGTCATCGGCTACGAGAATATTCACGTAAATGTATCTCCTTCCAGCCTAATCGGCAGCACAATGGCCACCTGAGTCCCTTCTCCGGGAAAGCTCTGGATTTGCAGGCCGTATTCCTCTCCGAACATATGCTGCAGGCGGCGGTGCAGATTTTGCAGGCCGATGCCGCCTTTGCCGCCTTCTTTGGGACTGTCCCCGCTTAGAGACAGCAGCAGGCGCTCCAGCTCACCGGTGCTCATCCCTTCTCCATTGTCCTCAACAATCAATTTGAGGATGGATTCCTCTTCACGGGTGTAGACCTTCAGTATCCCTTGGCGGCTGAGGGATTCGAGCCCATGCTTGACGGCGTTCTCAATAACCGGCTGGACGGTCATCTTCGGAACGCGGATATTTAACCAGCGCTCGTCGATGTCCATGACAATCTTCAGTCTTCCTTCCAGACGGATGGAAATAATCTTCAGATAATGGCCGATCTGCTCCAGCTCTTCGCGCAGCGTAACCGCTGCGGCATCCTCCCACTGGCTGCTGTAACGGAACATGGAGGACAGGGAGAGCACCAGCTCGCCCAGCTGCTCATTCCCCTCCTCATCCAGCATCCAGTAGATCATATCCAGCGTGTTATAGAGGAAATGCGGATTGACCTGGGACTGCAGCGCGTGCAGCTCGGCATTTTTTTCACTGACGGAAGACAGCTTCACGCGTTCGATCAATTCCTCAATCCGCCGGACCATCCGGTTAAAGGACGCGACGAGAGGACGACACATTGACCATCCCCCGGAAATTCCCGATCTCCACCTGCCTCATCTCGCGGATCAGCTTCTTCAGCGGCGAGGAGATGGTCTTGGAAACCATGGAAGCGATTAGCGTTGAAACAATGATCAGAATCGAGATCACGATCAGCAGATAGCGCTTCATCTCGTTCAACTCAACGTTGAGATCCTGATCCGGTGTAATACTCATAACCCACCATCCCGAAAAGGACAGCTTCGAGGCCACCGCCAGACGGCCCGCTTCCTGCCGGACAATCTGATGCTGGAAGTTCTTCAGGGAAGGCAGTGTTTCCAGCACAGGTGCCGGGTCCGTTGCCGAAGTCACAAACCGTCCATCCTCCGACATTAGATACACCTGGCTGTGCGCACCCAGCTTGAGGTTCTCCAAAGCGTCCAGCACAGGCTGGGGGTTGGTTTCGTAGAGAACAATGCCGATCGGCTTGTGTTCATTCAGATCATAGATCTGCCGGCCAAAAGCAAACACCGGGCTATCCTCCACCTGGTCGATCAGCGAATGCTGGTATACGCCGAGCCAGACCATTTTTCCGGATGAGGCTTGAAGCTGCTTGTACCAGTCCTGACTGTGGTAATTGGGGTCGACTACATTCATGTAATTCCCATAATTATAGATTTTGCCCTTGTCTGTAATGACATGAATACCTACCAGGTCGTCCCGAGAATAAAAAATCGAGCCGATTATATTGGTAATGGTCTGCTCGTTGATGTAGGCTACCGCCGGTTCATCCGTTGTTTCATTAATCAAACGAATCATCTCGAAGTTGTTGCTGAGTGATTTGGAGAGTGAGTCATACCCTTTATAGAGCAGGCTGAACAGCCCGGCTGTCTGGGAGACATTTTTTTGCGACAAATCACTGATCTTCTCATGCAGCTGCACAGTAGTCCGGTTATAGTACAGCAAGCTGACGATAAGCAGAATACTGGACATGCAAAAAAGAAACAGCAAGAACAACCGATGATGGATGGAATGAAAGCCGCTCTTCAATGGACTCTCTCCTTTCAACACCCTGTCCTGCCGTTCCTTATTATAAATCCATGATAATTTCATTTGCAATGGTGATTAACCTTTGACCGCACCTGCTACCATCCCTTTGGTAATTTTGTTCGACAGGAAGAAGTAGATCAGGATAACCGGCAGTGCGCCCATGACCAGGAATGCCCCGATGTTGCCGTAATTGACTGAATATTGGCTGACAAATGTGTACACTCCAAATGGCAGTGTCTTGAGCTTCTCGGAAGAAATAAAGGTTGCCGCCAGGATATATTCATTCCAGATGTTGATGAAGGTCAGAATGCATACCGTCATCACCGGCGGGATCGACACCGGCAAAATAATGCTGCGGAAAATCCGGTATACGCTCGCTCCATCGATAAACGCCGATTCCTCAATTTCATGCGGGATATCCCTCATGAACCCGGAAAGGATAAATACAGCAATCGGTGTGGAGAAGGCAATGTAAGGCAGAATCAGCGATAAATGCGTGTTCAGCACGTGAATGTTTTTGAAAATAATCATCAGCGGCAGCAGGGTCGCCTGCATCGGAATCATCATGCCCATCAGGAAGATGGTCATGACAACATTGCCGTATTTCCAGCGGAAACGCGAAATGGCATAAGCCACCATGGAGGCCAGCACAATGACGCAAATCATTGTAACGCCGGTGACAAACACGCTGTTGGACAAGTATTTCAGATAGCTGCCGGAAGTATAAGCTTCACTGTAGTTATGCCATTGAAAGGATTTGGGGAAGGAGAAAAAGCTGCCGTCCATAATCTCTTCGTTGGTCTTCAGTGAATACAGCACCAGCCAGAGCAAAGGATACAACTGGGTCACTACAGGAATTGCGAAAAGAAGATACACGATTCCTTTTTTGAATTTTCGCATAATCGCGCACTCCTTTTCTAATTGAATTTGCGTTCGATTCTATTGAATATCGTATTGATGAATCCGGTAAAGACCAGACAGACTATAACCAGGAAGCTGGCAATCGCACTGCCGTATCCATACTTCAATGACATAAATGAGCTGTTGTACATATGCGTAGAGATGACGTCGGTTGCATGAGCCGGCCCCCCGGCGGTCATAACCATGACCAGATCGAAGGCCTGCAGGGAACCGATAAACGCCAGTACAATCGATATTTTGAAGATCGGGACAATCAGCGGAAGGGTGATGTAGCGGTCCGCTTTGAATCCGTCCGCCCCGTCGATTTTTGCCGCTTCATAAAGCTCGTCCGGAATATTCTGCACGCCGGTGTACTGGATCAGCAGATGGTAGCCGAAGAACTGCCACAAGGAGACGAAATATAGCGCAAACATGGCAATTTTGGGTTCGGTAAGCCAGTTATGTGTCCAGCTGTCCAGTCCCAGCGAGATCAGAACGCCGTTAAGCATACCGCCCATGGACGCGGGGTTGTAGACCGTTTTCCACAGCTGTCCAATAATGACGACAGACAGAATGACCGGTGTGAAGTAGATCGAAACCAGGGTGTTTCCTCTTCTGACATAACGGTTAAGCAGAATAGCCATTCCCAGGCAAAGGGGGATTTCGAGCATAGATGCTACAGCGTAGAGCAAGGTTCTTCTTACCGACGGCCAGAACACAGGGTCATTGAAGAACATATCTTTGAAGTTGCCGAATCCGACAAACTGGGCAGACGTTAGTCCGTCCCATTTCAATAAACCGGTATACAGTGAAACCAGTATGGGGATAAACACTAGGCACACATACAAAAGCAGACATGGCAATACGAAGACGGCTATTGTCCGTGCTGGCACCTTAAGTACTTTCATCGTTCCCGCCTCCTAAACAAGCAGATTCTTTGTCTATAACAGATGTGATTTTTTGTGATAAATTTGGTGCGAAGAAGCCGGAATCAGCTTGCTTCGCACCGAAGGTGAACGTTTAGGTCTGCTTATTTATTAGCTTCAAAAGCGGTTTGATGTTCTTTGGCGACTGCAGCGGAATCCATTTTCTGCACGAACAGGTTCTGGATGCTGCTGAGGTGCACCTGCGAGGTTGCCGGGTTCATGGTGTTGTCGAACGAAAGGTCGCCGCCTTTCACCTGGTTGAACAGGCCTGCGATGGTGATCGCCAGATCGGAGTAACCGGCTGCTTTGAGGTCGCCGTCTACTTTTTGACCCAAACCTACAGCGTTTTTCAATTCAAATTGTTTCTTAGGCAGATTGCTGGCGAAGAAATTGAGGAAATCTTTGGTTTCCTGCAGATGCTCACTGTTAGCGGACACCGCGAATGCGCTGCCTGGTGCCAGCATGAATTCGTTAGGGTCGCCTTTGCCGTTCACAGTAGGGAATTGGAAAGCTCCTACTTTGCCGGCTACGGAAGAAGCATCAACTGCGCCTGTTTCCCATGAACCGATGACCCACATTGCCGCTTTACCGGATTTGAAGATGTTACCGCCGGCATTGGCGTCGATGGAGGTTGCGCCATCAGGGAATGCGCCTGCTTGAACCAGCTGCTGGAAAGCGTCTACTGCTTCTACGAAAGCAGGATCTTCAAAGGTTTTCTTACCATCCATGACATCCTGCAGGAAGCCGGGGCCGCCGTTGGTGCGAAGCAGGATGTTCATGAACAGGAAGGAGCCCGTCCAGGAATCTTTTTCACCGATGGCCAATGGCGTAATGCCTTTGTCTTTGAGGATCTTCACATCTTTGAGCATTTCTTCAAAGGTGGTTGGTGTATTGGCGATTCCAGCCTGAGCGAACAAATCTTTGTTGTAGAACACCACTTCGATATTGTTGCCGTCCGGCAGCGCGTATACATTGCCGTCAAAGCTGTAGTAATCCAGCAGTCCTGTTTGGTAGGTGTCTTTCAGTCCGTTCTGGTCCAGCATGTCGTTCAGCGGAGCGAACAATCCGGCATCTACAAACGGTTTCATTTGTGCAGCCGGGTTCACGATGGTAATGTCCGGGACCTCTTTGGAAGCCGCCTGGGTTTTGAGCTTCACCTTTTGCTGGTCGGTGTTCAGCGTATCCAGTTCGATCTTGATGTTCGGATGCTCTTTCTCGTACTGCTCACTCAGCTCATGCACCATTTTGTAGGACGGTGTTGTAGGATCGGGATAGATGTTCTGGAAGGTGATGGTTACCTTCTTGTCACTCTTCGTTGTGTTCGTTGCTGTACCGCTGTTGGTTTTGTCAGGTGCTGCGCTTGACGCTGCATTATTCTTGCTGTTGTCGTTGGAGTTGCCGCATGCCGCAACGCTTAATGCCATTGCAGCTGTAAGTGCGACGGTGAATGTTGTCTTCATTTTTCTGTTGACCATGAATCAATGCCCCCTGTGTTCGTGATAGGTTTATTATCTTCTGATTAAGCGCTTCCAACAAGGTGCGAACTACAGAAATAAGGTTTGTTTTTTCTAGGAGTATATGGAAAAGGGCTGGCCGCTGGGCCGAATGCTCTTGCGACGAATACAGCATCAAGTTATAACACAAAAAAAGAACTCCCGGACATCGGGAGCTCTCGCAATGATTCAATACGCACAAACAGACTTTTTTGGCGCCTCAATTATTCAATACTGCATATACAGCCTTTCTTAGTGTTCAGCATGTCCGCTTATTCCACCCTCACCCACTGCTTCAGCACCTCTACCAGCCCCGGAACGTCGAGGCCGTCGAGGGAAAAGGCTTTGCGCAGCAGGTCGTGGGGGATGAATTCATCGTATTTGCCAAGGTAAGGCGCTTCATCCGGCCCCAGGAGAGCAATCGGATCAGATACAGCAGCGGCTTCGGCGATAATCTCCTGCTCCAGCGTTTCTGCATCTGTCTTCCCGGAAACGACCATATAATACGGCTCCATGGGGGTTACGGAACGCAGTCCCAGCGGGCCCTTGAGATTATTCTTCAGCAGCCGTTCCAGAGTCCGGAACTGCCGGCTCCCGGCCCAGGGCAGAATGAACATCGAATCGCCTCCGGCCGGAAGCACCGAATGCGTGAGCAATCCGCTTTCCTTGGCCAGACGGCGGGCCCGTTCCAGTCTTGCTGCCGCGCTGGGCGCCAGATAGGGATATAGTGCCGTAGCTCCCAGCACCTCACGAATTTTGTTCATAATGCGGGTATGCACATCCCCGCCTGCGCCCAGCCATAAGGTATCTACTTTGCCGCGCGAGCCTTTGACATATACGGCTTTATGGCGGTTATCCACCTCTTCGACCTTCCACAGCTTGCCTGCAAGAGTGAAGCAGTACCCCGGCGGCGGGACAGTGGTTATTGAACCAATCTCTTCGGTGCCGTTATATACCACATGTTCCTCGTCGTCTTTGAATACCGCATAGAAACGGAAGTTATTGACGATCTTCTCCCCTGCCAGCCCAACCAGCAGGCTGCCCTCATCCATGCACTCAATATGGCCCATGCCGATCATATATTCCATGAACGCATCATAATCGCCGGGCTCGATGCTGCTAAAGGACGGGAGGCTCAGCACGGCCGCCTTCAGATCCTCCGGCTCCGCTTCGCCCATACTTTTCAGGATGCTCATCGTCTGATGGTAGAGCAGCCCCACCGGAAGCTGCCGCACAGCCAGCGGCTCGACCCACTTCTCGCGCACGTAGAGCTCGATGACGGCGATAGCCCGCAGCAGCGTCCACGGCATCCGCGCGGGAAGCTGGGCTTCTTCGTCCTCTTCCTCCGGCGTGACGAAGATCATCTCTGAAGCGGCGTCGCCCCGCCGCCCGGAGCGCCCCAGCCGCTGCACGAAGCTCGCGCAGCTGTATGGTGCACCGAGCTGCAGCACGCGCTCCAGCTCGCCCAGGTCAATGCCCAGCTCCAGCGTCAGCGTGGCCGCTGCCACCGCCGGGCCGGGTCCCTGACGGAGCGCAGCCTCCGTCTCTTCACGCAGCATCGCGGAGATGCTGCCGTGATGGACATGGAACACGTCGCGCTCCCCGCGCTTCGCAGCAAGCCGCCGCATCTCCAGGATTGCCTCCTCGGCATCCGTGCGGCTGTTGGTGAAAATGAGCGCCTTCTTCAGATGCGTATGGTCATAGATGAAGCCATAATACGCCTGCCGCGCCCGCTCCAGATGCTCAGCCTGCACTTCGTCCCGTGCATCCGGGAAAGAAAAGTGCTCCACGCTGAGGCGCAGCTTGCGCCCGCCCTGCGGAGCAGAGACCTCTACGCTTTCGCGGGTACCGGCGGCCAGCCATTCCGTCACGGATGCGTAGTCGCTCAGCGTGGCCGACAGTCCGATCCGCCGCGGATGGCAGCCGGCCATACGCGAGATCCGCGCCAGCTGGCTAAGCACCTGAATGCCGCGGTCCGCCCCCATGAAGGCATGCACTTCATCCACTATAATGAAGCGAAGATCATGGAACAGCGCCGGAATGGCATTAGGGCGGTTCATCAGCAGCCCTTCCAGCGATTCCGGGGTAATCTGCAGCACGCCGGAGGGGTTTTGCATCAGCTTCGTCTTGTCCGCCTGCGGCACATCTCCATGCCAATGCCAGACCGGAATATTCCCTTCACGCAGCAGGTCATTCAACCGGGTGAACTGGTCATTGATCAGCGCCTTAAGCGGCGCAATGTAAAGGATGCCCACTGAGGCGGACGGATCTTCGTACAGCTGGGTAAGCGCCGGAAAGAAAGCGGCTTCTGTCTTGCCGGAAGCCGTTCCGGAAGCAATGAGCAGATGATGCGGCGTATCGAACAGCACCCGGCAGGCATCCACCTGGGCTTCGCGCAGCGTCTCCCAGCGGTTCTTATAGATAAACTCTTTGATAAACGGAGCCAGCCTGTAAAACGGATTGCTGCTCATAGATCAAACTCCGCCAGGAATCCGTCCAGCTCGTTCGTCTCTGCCTCGGCAGGCTTGGCCGTCCGCTCGCCTACAAGCTTCTCGAACGACATATCCGGGTGCTGATGCAGGGTATGCAGCAGGTCCATGAAGTCCCGCACGACCTCACGTGCGGTGAGCAGTTCGTCTGCGCCCAGCCGGCCTACAGCTTCCTCCATGAAATGCACCAGCTGCTCCTGTGTCAGCTTGGCTTCATAGCCGTAGTGAAGGGCATGGATATCCCGCAGCTTTTGCAGCAGCACC
This genomic interval carries:
- a CDS encoding extracellular solute-binding protein: MVNRKMKTTFTVALTAAMALSVAACGNSNDNSKNNAASSAAPDKTNSGTATNTTKSDKKVTITFQNIYPDPTTPSYKMVHELSEQYEKEHPNIKIELDTLNTDQQKVKLKTQAASKEVPDITIVNPAAQMKPFVDAGLFAPLNDMLDQNGLKDTYQTGLLDYYSFDGNVYALPDGNNIEVVFYNKDLFAQAGIANTPTTFEEMLKDVKILKDKGITPLAIGEKDSWTGSFLFMNILLRTNGGPGFLQDVMDGKKTFEDPAFVEAVDAFQQLVQAGAFPDGATSIDANAGGNIFKSGKAAMWVIGSWETGAVDASSVAGKVGAFQFPTVNGKGDPNEFMLAPGSAFAVSANSEHLQETKDFLNFFASNLPKKQFELKNAVGLGQKVDGDLKAAGYSDLAITIAGLFNQVKGGDLSFDNTMNPATSQVHLSSIQNLFVQKMDSAAVAKEHQTAFEANK
- a CDS encoding DEAD/DEAH box helicase, whose amino-acid sequence is MSSNPFYRLAPFIKEFIYKNRWETLREAQVDACRVLFDTPHHLLIASGTASGKTEAAFFPALTQLYEDPSASVGILYIAPLKALINDQFTRLNDLLREGNIPVWHWHGDVPQADKTKLMQNPSGVLQITPESLEGLLMNRPNAIPALFHDLRFIIVDEVHAFMGADRGIQVLSQLARISRMAGCHPRRIGLSATLSDYASVTEWLAAGTRESVEVSAPQGGRKLRLSVEHFSFPDARDEVQAEHLERARQAYYGFIYDHTHLKKALIFTNSRTDAEEAILEMRRLAAKRGERDVFHVHHGSISAMLREETEAALRQGPGPAVAAATLTLELGIDLGELERVLQLGAPYSCASFVQRLGRSGRRGDAASEMIFVTPEEEDEEAQLPARMPWTLLRAIAVIELYVREKWVEPLAVRQLPVGLLYHQTMSILKSMGEAEPEDLKAAVLSLPSFSSIEPGDYDAFMEYMIGMGHIECMDEGSLLVGLAGEKIVNNFRFYAVFKDDEEHVVYNGTEEIGSITTVPPPGYCFTLAGKLWKVEEVDNRHKAVYVKGSRGKVDTLWLGAGGDVHTRIMNKIREVLGATALYPYLAPSAAARLERARRLAKESGLLTHSVLPAGGDSMFILPWAGSRQFRTLERLLKNNLKGPLGLRSVTPMEPYYMVVSGKTDAETLEQEIIAEAAAVSDPIALLGPDEAPYLGKYDEFIPHDLLRKAFSLDGLDVPGLVEVLKQWVRVE
- a CDS encoding carbohydrate ABC transporter permease — encoded protein: MKVLKVPARTIAVFVLPCLLLYVCLVFIPILVSLYTGLLKWDGLTSAQFVGFGNFKDMFFNDPVFWPSVRRTLLYAVASMLEIPLCLGMAILLNRYVRRGNTLVSIYFTPVILSVVIIGQLWKTVYNPASMGGMLNGVLISLGLDSWTHNWLTEPKIAMFALYFVSLWQFFGYHLLIQYTGVQNIPDELYEAAKIDGADGFKADRYITLPLIVPIFKISIVLAFIGSLQAFDLVMVMTAGGPAHATDVISTHMYNSSFMSLKYGYGSAIASFLVIVCLVFTGFINTIFNRIERKFN